One part of the Sphingobacterium sp. LZ7M1 genome encodes these proteins:
- a CDS encoding LysM peptidoglycan-binding domain-containing protein, with translation MMKERLFKKSYKKTIIIFSAAFLFAGISLAQAQSSNPSQKKTVVNGKTFIEHSVTAKDTYYQLSRIYGIPVKDIMNANNKKNLRVGDAVYIPFKEEEKKQDNKPAVVQNEPINRDSKPLGDPNGETIQAKILTEYKVGSNETLYSIAKRFSTTVDNIKKLNSLDSDTVREGQTLKIPDGNVVVIQKETAPAAINLPIPENISKEEIEFETNRYGIREKKEKGIGIWMENLESGGRSNLALHRTAPVGTILKITNPLTKSVTFAKVVGKFSDTAESRDAIVILSKSAASYIGALDKRFLIEIAYGAPVN, from the coding sequence ATGATGAAAGAACGATTATTCAAAAAGTCTTACAAAAAGACTATTATTATATTTTCTGCTGCTTTTTTATTCGCTGGAATCTCTCTGGCACAGGCCCAATCCAGCAATCCTAGTCAAAAGAAAACTGTAGTAAACGGAAAAACTTTTATAGAACATAGTGTCACTGCAAAGGATACTTATTACCAACTGAGCAGGATTTACGGCATTCCCGTGAAGGATATCATGAATGCCAACAATAAAAAGAATTTACGCGTGGGTGATGCCGTCTATATCCCTTTTAAGGAGGAAGAAAAAAAACAGGACAATAAACCGGCGGTTGTTCAGAACGAACCCATCAATAGGGATTCAAAGCCTTTGGGAGATCCCAATGGAGAAACCATTCAGGCTAAGATCTTAACCGAATATAAGGTTGGATCCAATGAAACCCTATATTCCATCGCCAAGCGTTTTTCAACCACAGTAGACAACATAAAAAAGCTAAATAGCCTGGATTCGGACACCGTTCGCGAAGGTCAGACCTTAAAGATTCCAGATGGCAATGTGGTCGTAATCCAGAAAGAAACCGCACCAGCGGCCATCAACCTCCCTATCCCTGAAAACATTTCCAAGGAAGAGATCGAATTCGAAACCAATCGCTACGGCATCCGCGAGAAAAAAGAAAAAGGTATAGGCATCTGGATGGAAAACCTGGAGTCCGGTGGCCGCAGTAACCTGGCTTTGCACCGTACAGCTCCAGTAGGTACAATTCTAAAAATTACAAACCCATTGACAAAAAGTGTTACCTTTGCGAAAGTTGTAGGAAAATTCTCCGATACTGCAGAAAGCAGAGATGCTATTGTTATTCTTTCCAAATCCGCAGCATCTTATATTGGAGCACTTGATAAACGATTCCTTATTGAAATTGCCTACGGCGCACCAGTAAATTAG